In Candidatus Mycalebacterium zealandia, one DNA window encodes the following:
- the uvrA gene encoding excinuclease ABC subunit A gives MAKTSKPPLVVKGARENNLKNINVEIPTGSFTVVTGLSGSGKSSLAVDTIHSESMRKYIQCLSTYTRQFLDRAARPDVDAIENLPPSISIENRNRIQNNRSTLGTTTEIYDYLRLLFSSVGKVFCPDCGEEANKHSPESIAKTLLLSGKDENALIFFAPSKDETAQRLLKRGFLRLFTEKEDVFKIDKNTELPPEYGVVVDRIKITKKSRARMIESLETAFRESETICVRTGNGKPLSFTQDLSCAKCGQVFSKPYPSMFSFNSPNGACGNCNGFGNTLEIDRSLVIPDDSKSLRGGAVEPFARLSFGFARRKLVELAEKNEVDPDTPFSKLKQKEKDLVFQGDGSVGVARGGVEGFFKKIAQKIYKVQNRVFLSRYRSARVCDECGGKRIRPFAAAVKIGGHGISELCEMPVGELVEFFSEKSLSKILSKNEIKLAADALKEVQDRCRFLDDVGLEYLTLSRLTRTLSGGESQRAALACQIGSGLTETLYILDEPSVGLHPRDTRNMVSIIKRIKEKGNTLIVVEHDPDIIKESDYIVELGRETGENGGKIVYQGAAGKLVSCARDSYTGLYLSGEKSISAPRRNKKKGAGKITVIGAAENNLKNMDVSIPLETLVCVTGVSGSGKSSLIKDVLHNNLANALYGENFTAGKCEKIIGSETVRDVVMLDQLPIGKNSRSNPVTYIKAYDSIRKLMASSAGAKENGLTQSDFSFNIAGGRCDACEGEGIQKIEMLFLADVSVVCPECEGKRFKTAVLETKFRDKNIDDVLNMTVSEAAGFFSDSSPVVKKLNGLLDVGLGYLRLGQPATTLSGGEAQRIKIVRELSRKDGKNILYILDEPSIGLHMEDVRKLLSVLEELISAGNSVVVIEHNPEIIKTAEHIIDLGPGGGENGGKIVAEGTPEQVAENKKSETGKFLKLLLEKPQ, from the coding sequence AAATCGTCTCTCGCTGTGGACACAATCCATTCCGAAAGCATGAGGAAATACATTCAATGCCTTTCCACATACACACGGCAGTTTCTTGACCGCGCCGCCCGTCCCGATGTTGATGCGATTGAAAACCTCCCGCCGTCAATCTCCATAGAGAACAGAAACCGGATTCAGAACAACCGCTCCACGCTCGGCACAACAACGGAGATTTATGACTACCTACGCCTGCTGTTCTCAAGCGTTGGCAAAGTGTTCTGCCCCGACTGCGGGGAAGAAGCGAATAAACATTCGCCCGAATCAATAGCGAAAACACTTTTGTTATCCGGCAAGGATGAGAACGCACTGATATTTTTCGCGCCTTCCAAAGACGAAACCGCGCAGCGACTTCTTAAACGGGGATTTTTGAGACTGTTCACGGAAAAGGAAGACGTCTTCAAAATTGATAAAAACACCGAACTTCCACCCGAGTACGGTGTTGTTGTTGACAGAATAAAAATCACAAAAAAATCGCGGGCGCGAATGATTGAATCTTTGGAAACCGCTTTTAGGGAAAGCGAAACCATTTGCGTTCGCACCGGAAACGGCAAACCTCTTTCCTTCACACAGGATCTTTCGTGTGCAAAGTGCGGGCAGGTTTTTTCAAAGCCGTATCCGTCAATGTTTTCATTCAACAGCCCTAATGGCGCATGTGGAAATTGCAACGGTTTCGGAAACACTCTGGAAATTGACCGCTCGCTCGTAATTCCGGACGATTCAAAAAGTTTGCGAGGAGGCGCTGTTGAGCCATTTGCGCGTCTTTCTTTTGGATTTGCGCGCAGAAAACTGGTTGAACTCGCGGAAAAAAACGAAGTTGACCCCGACACTCCTTTTTCAAAACTGAAACAAAAGGAAAAGGATTTGGTTTTTCAAGGAGACGGCTCGGTTGGAGTCGCGCGCGGCGGAGTTGAGGGGTTTTTCAAAAAAATCGCGCAAAAAATCTACAAGGTACAGAACCGTGTTTTTCTTTCACGCTACCGCTCGGCAAGGGTTTGCGATGAATGCGGTGGAAAAAGGATACGCCCCTTTGCGGCGGCGGTAAAAATCGGCGGGCACGGAATAAGCGAGTTGTGCGAAATGCCGGTTGGGGAACTGGTTGAATTTTTCTCGGAAAAATCGCTTTCAAAAATTCTGTCAAAAAATGAAATAAAACTCGCCGCGGACGCGCTGAAAGAAGTTCAAGACCGCTGCCGTTTTTTGGACGATGTGGGTCTGGAATATCTAACCCTTTCGCGCCTCACGCGCACGCTTTCCGGAGGAGAATCCCAGAGAGCCGCGCTTGCGTGCCAGATTGGTTCGGGACTTACCGAAACCCTCTACATTCTTGACGAGCCGTCCGTTGGACTGCACCCGCGCGACACACGCAACATGGTTTCAATAATTAAACGGATAAAAGAAAAGGGAAATACTCTAATAGTCGTTGAGCACGATCCGGACATAATAAAAGAGTCTGATTACATAGTTGAACTTGGCAGGGAAACTGGGGAAAACGGGGGAAAGATTGTCTATCAGGGCGCGGCGGGAAAACTTGTCTCGTGCGCGCGAGACTCATACACGGGACTTTATCTTTCCGGTGAAAAATCCATCAGCGCTCCACGGAGAAACAAAAAGAAAGGCGCAGGGAAAATAACCGTAATCGGCGCCGCTGAAAACAACCTGAAAAATATGGACGTTTCCATCCCTCTGGAAACACTTGTCTGCGTAACCGGAGTTTCCGGGTCGGGCAAAAGTTCTCTTATAAAAGACGTTCTTCACAACAATCTGGCAAACGCGCTCTATGGAGAAAACTTCACCGCCGGCAAATGCGAAAAAATCATCGGCTCCGAAACCGTCCGCGATGTCGTAATGCTTGACCAGTTGCCTATCGGGAAAAATTCCCGTTCGAACCCCGTTACATACATAAAAGCGTATGACTCAATACGCAAACTGATGGCTTCAAGCGCGGGCGCGAAGGAAAACGGCCTTACGCAATCGGATTTCTCCTTCAATATCGCGGGCGGCAGATGCGATGCTTGCGAAGGCGAGGGAATTCAGAAAATAGAGATGCTTTTTCTCGCCGATGTTTCGGTTGTATGCCCAGAATGCGAGGGAAAAAGATTTAAGACAGCAGTTCTGGAAACAAAATTTCGGGATAAAAACATAGATGATGTTCTGAATATGACCGTAAGCGAAGCGGCGGGGTTCTTTTCGGATTCATCTCCGGTTGTGAAAAAACTTAACGGACTGCTTGATGTCGGTCTGGGTTATCTGCGTCTGGGGCAGCCCGCGACAACCCTTTCAGGCGGAGAAGCGCAAAGAATAAAAATAGTCCGGGAACTTTCAAGAAAAGACGGGAAAAACATTCTTTACATCCTTGATGAGCCGTCCATCGGGTTACATATGGAAGACGTAAGAAAACTGCTTTCCGTGCTTGAAGAACTAATTTCCGCGGGAAATTCAGTTGTGGTGATTGAACACAATCCGGAAATAATAAAAACCGCAGAACACATAATAGACCTCGGTCCCGGAGGCGGGGAAAACGGCGGGAAAATAGTTGCTGAGGGAACTCCCGAACAGGTGGCGGAAAATAAAAAGTCCGAAACCGGCAAATTTTTGAAGCTGCTTCTTGAAAAACCGCAATGA
- a CDS encoding 4-hydroxybenzoate octaprenyltransferase encodes MKKYLSFVKFEHTLFSLPMVFAGAFLAAHSVPGTRTILLILCAATGARTAAMAINRIVDAQIDAKNPRTKNRAIPTGTISGTEAYAVTGGGLAVYFASAYMICPLVFLLSPIPVAVFATYPYLKRVTPLCHFGVGAALALAPAGGWMAVRCSFDDIFVPLMLGIFTVFWVAGFDIIYSMADEEFDKQNGLRSVVQSLGREKALSVSTALHVLSVFPLIALQTREFGMNLFSLAALGALCAIFALEHVKASDTNFAFFKLNAGAGALVLVFTLCGIYFS; translated from the coding sequence ATGAAAAAATATCTCTCGTTTGTAAAATTTGAGCACACGCTTTTTTCCCTGCCGATGGTGTTCGCGGGCGCGTTTCTTGCCGCTCACTCGGTTCCTGGCACGCGAACGATTTTGCTTATTCTATGTGCGGCTACGGGAGCCAGAACCGCCGCTATGGCGATTAACAGAATTGTTGACGCTCAAATTGACGCGAAAAATCCGAGGACAAAAAACAGGGCGATTCCGACCGGAACAATAAGTGGAACCGAAGCATACGCGGTTACCGGCGGCGGGCTCGCAGTCTATTTTGCGTCCGCTTACATGATATGCCCGCTTGTTTTTCTTCTTTCACCCATCCCCGTAGCCGTGTTCGCCACCTACCCTTATTTGAAAAGGGTAACGCCCCTGTGCCATTTTGGAGTCGGCGCCGCGCTTGCGCTCGCTCCGGCGGGCGGATGGATGGCGGTTCGTTGCTCTTTTGATGACATTTTTGTCCCTCTAATGCTTGGTATTTTCACCGTTTTCTGGGTTGCGGGATTTGACATTATTTATTCAATGGCGGACGAGGAGTTTGACAAACAAAACGGACTGCGCTCAGTTGTTCAGTCTCTCGGAAGGGAAAAAGCGCTGTCAGTTTCAACTGCTCTTCATGTCCTTTCAGTTTTCCCCTTAATTGCCCTGCAAACGCGCGAATTCGGAATGAATCTGTTTTCACTCGCGGCGCTTGGCGCGCTTTGCGCCATTTTCGCGCTTGAGCACGTAAAGGCGTCAGACACAAACTTTGCTTTTTTTAAACTTAACGCAGGCGCGGGCGCGCTTGTTTTAGTTTTCACTCTTTGCGGGATATACTTTTCATGA
- a CDS encoding UbiX family flavin prenyltransferase — MRTIVGITGASGAVYAVDFLRRCEGDKYLIASKWGKAVLNEELNVKVEELGQWVKKTFNDSDLASPFSSGSNHFDSMVIVPCSVSTLAKIANGIADTLITRTAQVALKEKRKLIIALRETPLSTVALENAARLSGYGAIIMPISPPHYSGAKTAGELVGGFADKLLSVVSGEHPNGWRSGDLE; from the coding sequence TTGAGAACAATAGTGGGAATAACAGGTGCTTCGGGCGCGGTTTACGCCGTTGATTTTCTGCGTCGGTGCGAAGGCGACAAATACCTGATTGCAAGCAAATGGGGCAAGGCGGTTTTAAATGAGGAACTTAACGTCAAGGTTGAAGAACTTGGGCAATGGGTGAAAAAAACCTTTAACGATTCCGACCTCGCTTCCCCTTTTTCTTCGGGAAGCAACCACTTTGACTCAATGGTAATAGTACCATGCTCGGTTTCCACTCTTGCGAAAATAGCAAACGGCATAGCGGACACTCTCATAACAAGAACCGCTCAGGTTGCGCTTAAAGAAAAAAGAAAACTTATAATAGCCCTCAGGGAAACTCCTCTCAGCACTGTCGCCCTTGAAAACGCCGCCCGGTTATCGGGATACGGAGCAATCATAATGCCCATCAGTCCTCCTCATTATTCAGGCGCGAAAACCGCCGGAGAACTGGTAGGCGGCTTTGCGGACAAACTTCTATCCGTTGTTTCCGGCGAGCATCCAAATGGCTGGCGCAGCGGAGATCTTGAGTGA
- a CDS encoding menaquinone biosynthesis decarboxylase: protein MSKSFRNLREYVSHLEKKGDLKRIKTAVDPELEITEIAAREMKNGGPALLFENVNGSPFPLAINLFASEERIKTALGGNPRDVGEELVEIFEKINPPSARGIFSALPKMTRALSMRTANSWGGARVQKNEITPDLEKLPAIKCWPQDGGRFITFGLVITHSPVSGGRNMGLYRLQIYDSKTTGMHWHAHKGGAAHYDEAEKLGRDLEAAIVLGGDPTLIFSAIAPLPEGVDEVAFSGYLRRRAVAMTKGKSVSMKIPSEAEMIIEGIVPKNIRRTEGPFGDHFGHYSMQADFPVFQASRMTFADDAIFPATVVGKPPQEDMYLGIAAGEMFSPLIRIIHPEIKDMWACPEAGFHNLLFVKVDERYPKNAVKSMLALWGTGQLALTKCMITVSGDVNLRDFSAILEEVGKNFDPCDDFLLIPTAPLDTLDFTSGSFNVGSKMGINAVKKPGKPPLEYCSSVPDPREKHPEVKDWRLLAGGFFVAQIEGSPKGLIRRIFETPGFEKIRIAVLVSADIDIHDDTELIWGIFTRFDPRLDVEFEEMNRFGSDMKREGRMGIDATKKEWYPEVTEMTPEIKAKVSEKWNSYRNS from the coding sequence GTGAGCAAAAGCTTCCGCAACCTGCGCGAATACGTATCGCATCTTGAAAAAAAAGGCGATTTGAAGCGAATTAAAACCGCCGTTGACCCCGAACTTGAAATCACTGAAATCGCCGCCCGCGAGATGAAAAACGGTGGTCCCGCACTTTTGTTTGAAAATGTGAACGGATCGCCGTTTCCGCTCGCCATCAACCTTTTCGCTTCGGAGGAAAGAATTAAAACTGCTCTGGGAGGCAATCCGCGTGATGTCGGCGAGGAGCTTGTGGAAATCTTTGAAAAAATAAACCCGCCTTCCGCGCGGGGAATTTTCTCCGCGCTACCGAAGATGACGCGCGCGCTGTCAATGAGAACGGCAAATTCCTGGGGCGGCGCGCGCGTTCAAAAAAATGAAATCACGCCCGACCTTGAGAAACTTCCGGCGATAAAATGCTGGCCCCAAGACGGCGGAAGGTTCATCACCTTCGGACTTGTGATAACTCACAGCCCGGTTTCAGGCGGAAGAAACATGGGGCTTTACCGTCTGCAAATATACGATTCAAAAACCACCGGAATGCACTGGCACGCGCATAAAGGAGGCGCGGCGCACTACGACGAGGCAGAAAAACTCGGGCGCGACCTTGAAGCGGCAATTGTGCTCGGCGGCGACCCGACTTTGATATTCAGCGCCATCGCCCCTCTGCCTGAAGGGGTTGATGAAGTCGCGTTCTCAGGCTATCTGCGGCGCAGAGCGGTGGCAATGACAAAAGGCAAAAGCGTGTCAATGAAGATTCCCTCCGAAGCGGAAATGATAATTGAGGGAATCGTCCCGAAAAATATCAGACGAACCGAAGGACCGTTCGGCGATCATTTCGGTCACTACTCAATGCAGGCGGATTTTCCGGTTTTTCAGGCATCTCGAATGACTTTCGCGGACGACGCGATTTTCCCCGCCACGGTTGTCGGAAAACCGCCTCAAGAGGACATGTATTTGGGAATCGCGGCGGGCGAAATGTTCTCACCCCTAATAAGAATTATCCATCCTGAAATAAAGGATATGTGGGCATGTCCCGAAGCGGGATTTCACAACCTTCTTTTTGTCAAAGTGGACGAGAGGTATCCGAAAAACGCCGTTAAATCCATGCTCGCGCTGTGGGGCACGGGACAACTCGCGCTGACAAAATGCATGATAACAGTTTCGGGAGACGTCAACTTGCGAGATTTTTCCGCGATACTTGAAGAGGTCGGAAAAAACTTTGACCCTTGCGATGATTTTCTGCTTATCCCCACTGCGCCGCTTGACACACTTGATTTCACAAGCGGAAGTTTCAATGTTGGAAGTAAAATGGGAATCAACGCAGTCAAAAAACCGGGCAAACCGCCCCTTGAATACTGCTCTTCGGTTCCCGACCCGCGTGAAAAACATCCGGAAGTAAAAGACTGGCGCTTACTCGCGGGCGGATTTTTTGTGGCTCAAATAGAAGGCAGTCCCAAAGGACTGATACGGCGCATTTTTGAAACTCCGGGTTTTGAAAAAATCAGAATCGCGGTTCTCGTGAGCGCCGATATTGACATACATGACGACACCGAACTGATATGGGGAATATTCACACGGTTTGACCCGCGCCTTGATGTGGAGTTTGAAGAAATGAACCGCTTCGGGTCCGATATGAAACGTGAGGGGCGAATGGGAATAGACGCCACAAAAAAGGAGTGGTATCCTGAAGTCACCGAAATGACGCCTGAAATCAAGGCGAAAGTGTCTGAAAAGTGGAACAGTTACCGGAACTCATAG
- the mqnE gene encoding aminofutalosine synthase MqnE → MCVDKSLLPILKKVESGERISFDDGVRLLETDDMHTVGMMADFEKRRRSGDKVYFVVNRHINPSNICAISCKFCAFGKTKKAADAYEMSIPQIVGMLHEDLREVHIVGGLHPDWEFDHYLDIVRAIKEAQPDCHIKAFTAVEIDWFSEISGKPLERVLEDLTGAGVNALTGGGAEILHPEIRKKICAPKTVATRWEEIHKLAHGMNIPTNATILYGHLEKPFHVIDHFERLRNLEDEAPGFFAFIPVLFQPENTGLSNIPPFPASYDMKIHAAARLFLDNIPHIKAYWITLGEKAAQVALHYGASDADGTIMREKIIHDAGAPSELGHSRDFMVNMIKNAGYVPVERDALYNELRVYN, encoded by the coding sequence CTGTGCGTTGACAAATCCCTGCTTCCCATTTTGAAGAAAGTGGAATCCGGAGAGCGTATTTCGTTTGATGACGGCGTCCGCTTGCTTGAAACCGACGATATGCACACGGTCGGAATGATGGCGGATTTTGAAAAACGCAGAAGAAGCGGCGACAAAGTCTATTTTGTTGTCAACCGGCACATCAACCCTTCAAACATCTGTGCCATTTCGTGCAAGTTCTGCGCTTTTGGAAAAACAAAAAAAGCGGCGGATGCGTATGAGATGTCCATACCGCAGATTGTTGGCATGCTGCACGAGGATTTGAGGGAGGTTCACATAGTCGGCGGGCTTCATCCCGATTGGGAGTTTGACCACTATCTCGACATTGTGCGGGCGATTAAAGAGGCGCAGCCCGACTGCCATATTAAAGCGTTCACGGCGGTTGAAATTGACTGGTTCTCCGAAATAAGCGGCAAACCGCTTGAACGCGTACTTGAGGATTTGACAGGCGCCGGAGTGAACGCGCTCACGGGCGGCGGCGCGGAAATTCTGCATCCTGAAATCAGGAAAAAAATCTGCGCGCCGAAAACAGTGGCAACTAGATGGGAGGAAATTCACAAACTCGCCCACGGTATGAACATTCCCACAAACGCCACCATTCTTTACGGCCATCTGGAAAAGCCGTTTCACGTCATAGACCACTTTGAACGGCTCAGAAATCTTGAGGACGAAGCGCCGGGCTTTTTCGCGTTTATTCCTGTTCTGTTTCAGCCTGAAAACACTGGGCTGAGCAACATACCGCCCTTCCCCGCTTCATACGATATGAAAATTCATGCCGCCGCGCGTCTGTTTCTGGACAACATTCCGCACATCAAAGCGTATTGGATAACACTCGGCGAAAAAGCCGCGCAAGTCGCGCTTCATTACGGCGCAAGCGACGCGGATGGAACGATTATGCGCGAAAAAATCATCCACGACGCCGGAGCGCCGTCCGAACTGGGACACAGTAGGGATTTTATGGTTAATATGATCAAAAACGCCGGATATGTTCCCGTGGAAAGGGACGCGCTCTACAATGAACTGAGAGTGTATAACTGA
- a CDS encoding alpha-hydroxy-acid oxidizing protein, with protein sequence MTSKKLINISDFHRKAKEKLPQMFYDYYASGAHDEITLTDNREAYSRIKLRYRVMVDVSERDMSVDVLGSKASMPILVAPTAFHGLASPEAECATARATDRAETLMILSTLSNTALEDVKKETSTPLFFQLYVYRDRNATEELVRRAEAADYKAIVVTVDAPILGTRERDVRNDFRLPEDLTIKNMSAAQMEKMSKETGSGLGNYFASSIDPSLSWKDIGWLGGITKLPVLVKGVVHPEDAKLALENGAAGVVVSNHGGRQLDTSLATIDALPDIAEAMNGKGTLLVDGGVQRGTDVFKALALGADAVLIGRPVLWGLAADGEQGVHQVLEILRTEFDKTMMLCGFCSVDEIKKKGKTILF encoded by the coding sequence ATGACTTCCAAAAAACTCATTAATATCAGTGATTTTCACCGCAAAGCGAAAGAAAAACTTCCACAAATGTTTTATGACTATTACGCTTCCGGAGCGCATGATGAAATTACCCTCACGGACAATCGGGAGGCGTATAGTCGCATAAAACTGCGTTACAGGGTTATGGTGGACGTTTCAGAGCGGGATATGTCCGTTGATGTTCTCGGGAGTAAGGCGTCAATGCCAATTTTGGTTGCGCCAACCGCTTTTCATGGACTTGCTTCTCCCGAAGCGGAATGTGCTACGGCGAGAGCAACGGACAGAGCAGAAACGCTGATGATTCTTAGCACACTGTCAAACACCGCTCTTGAGGACGTGAAAAAAGAGACGTCCACACCGCTTTTTTTCCAGCTCTACGTTTACAGAGACCGTAACGCAACAGAGGAACTTGTGCGAAGAGCCGAAGCGGCGGACTACAAAGCCATTGTTGTTACCGTTGACGCGCCAATTCTGGGAACGCGTGAGCGCGATGTGCGCAACGACTTCCGCCTGCCCGAAGATTTGACCATAAAAAATATGAGCGCCGCGCAGATGGAGAAAATGAGCAAGGAAACCGGTTCGGGACTTGGAAACTATTTTGCCTCCTCCATAGACCCTTCCCTTTCGTGGAAAGACATAGGGTGGCTCGGCGGCATAACAAAACTGCCCGTTCTGGTCAAAGGAGTCGTCCACCCTGAAGACGCGAAACTCGCGCTTGAAAACGGCGCGGCGGGCGTTGTAGTTTCCAATCACGGAGGCAGACAGTTGGACACAAGTCTGGCGACAATAGACGCCCTGCCCGACATCGCCGAAGCGATGAACGGAAAGGGAACCCTGCTTGTGGACGGCGGAGTGCAACGCGGAACCGATGTTTTTAAAGCGCTCGCGCTCGGAGCGGATGCGGTTTTAATTGGAAGACCCGTTCTGTGGGGGCTTGCCGCGGACGGCGAGCAAGGCGTCCATCAGGTTCTTGAAATCCTCCGCACGGAGTTTGACAAAACTATGATGCTCTGCGGTTTTTGTTCAGTTGACGAGATTAAAAAGAAAGGGAAAACAATTCTTTTCTAA
- the mgtE gene encoding magnesium transporter: MEGTRQQLVEQIEQLIEQDSHAEISSTLAGVHPSKIAEIIDQMDRNAQVFVLLSLGNHITSEVLPELHESLREELLSILDEKQIADIAEEMDSDDAADLIHKLPEEKAEDVLAKIDPEERMEVEPLLKYPDDSAGGIMQTEVLKGLPESPAGQTIEKIRKLSQSNQIEEYHRIYVVDKNNKLVGTVSLGKLVISDETTPLWSVMESISPETTLSPMTDQEEVALLFRKYDLISAPVVDEDGELLGRITGDDIMDVIAKESEEDLLKAAGVGGDHLHPIHTPTFEKIKVRTPWIVFTLLGELLIAFVVLHNFQVTLEQFAILAAFMPAIMAAGGNVGVQTNTVVIRSLGMGTISSGQVVSILFAEMKVGLILGLLCGIMGAFTVEFINTGHPSNIMVGYAVFIAMISATLATSSIGVVLPMLLKKFNIDPAASSGPFLMMFNDILGSIFYLFVGTILLF; this comes from the coding sequence ATGGAAGGAACCCGGCAACAACTCGTCGAACAGATTGAACAACTTATTGAACAAGATTCCCACGCCGAAATTTCAAGCACACTAGCCGGGGTTCACCCTTCAAAAATAGCTGAAATCATTGACCAGATGGACCGTAACGCGCAAGTGTTTGTGCTTTTGTCTCTGGGTAATCATATCACGTCTGAAGTGCTTCCCGAACTGCACGAAAGTTTGCGCGAGGAACTGCTTTCCATTCTTGACGAAAAACAGATAGCCGACATTGCCGAAGAGATGGATTCCGATGACGCCGCCGACCTGATTCACAAACTTCCCGAAGAAAAAGCCGAAGATGTGCTTGCCAAAATAGATCCCGAAGAGCGCATGGAAGTTGAGCCGCTGCTCAAATATCCCGATGACTCTGCGGGTGGCATTATGCAAACCGAAGTCCTGAAAGGGTTGCCTGAGTCGCCTGCCGGACAAACCATTGAAAAAATAAGAAAATTGTCTCAATCAAACCAGATTGAGGAATATCACAGAATCTATGTCGTTGATAAAAACAACAAACTCGTGGGCACGGTTTCACTTGGAAAACTTGTAATCTCCGATGAAACCACTCCGCTGTGGAGCGTTATGGAGTCTATCTCGCCCGAAACGACTCTTTCCCCTATGACGGACCAGGAGGAAGTCGCGCTTCTGTTCAGAAAATATGACTTGATATCCGCGCCGGTTGTGGATGAAGATGGCGAACTTCTCGGCAGAATCACCGGTGATGACATAATGGACGTCATAGCAAAGGAATCCGAAGAAGACCTTTTGAAAGCGGCGGGAGTTGGTGGAGACCACCTGCACCCCATACACACTCCCACTTTTGAAAAAATCAAAGTGAGAACACCTTGGATTGTTTTTACGCTTCTGGGAGAGCTTCTCATAGCGTTTGTGGTTCTGCATAACTTTCAGGTTACGCTTGAGCAGTTCGCCATACTCGCCGCTTTTATGCCCGCAATTATGGCGGCGGGCGGAAACGTCGGGGTTCAAACAAACACCGTGGTTATAAGATCTCTCGGTATGGGAACCATCAGCAGCGGGCAAGTCGTGTCCATACTTTTCGCGGAAATGAAGGTGGGGCTGATACTCGGTCTGCTTTGCGGAATTATGGGGGCGTTCACGGTAGAGTTTATAAACACCGGACATCCAAGCAACATAATGGTCGGCTACGCGGTGTTCATAGCGATGATTTCCGCAACTCTGGCAACATCCTCAATCGGCGTCGTGCTTCCGATGCTGCTTAAAAAATTCAACATAGACCCCGCCGCCTCATCGGGCCCGTTCCTTATGATGTTCAATGACATTCTCGGCTCCATTTTCTATCTGTTTGTGGGAACAATACTGTTGTTTTGA
- the recO gene encoding DNA repair protein RecO yields MKGHEIQTCEALLIKKTPIGESDILATLFTRESGKIKAIAKGATSSRKRFGGGFELFAVLKIEIGATRSGGKILQNSVVSSSFRRVAENMGVFLKANCLIDFIDAAFPEEQIPNETVFNEAVKALSAMNAGDGICAMFGFQTAVLESLGYSVDLSRCGECGGQTFENGHLIFPSGVFLCGSCARKSEGKPARKISRTVEAGRGAALRDVNCLNAFFQYQTGAVLKSAKVLENMLSG; encoded by the coding sequence TTGAAAGGACACGAGATACAAACCTGCGAGGCGCTTCTCATTAAAAAAACTCCAATTGGAGAGTCCGATATTCTGGCAACATTGTTCACAAGGGAGTCCGGCAAAATAAAAGCGATTGCCAAAGGCGCCACTTCAAGCAGAAAACGTTTCGGCGGCGGATTTGAATTATTCGCCGTTCTGAAAATTGAAATAGGCGCGACTCGTTCAGGCGGAAAAATTCTCCAAAATTCGGTCGTTTCAAGCAGTTTCAGGCGCGTGGCGGAAAACATGGGTGTTTTCCTCAAAGCGAACTGCCTGATTGATTTCATAGACGCCGCTTTTCCCGAAGAACAGATTCCGAATGAAACCGTTTTCAACGAAGCCGTAAAAGCTCTCTCCGCCATGAATGCGGGAGACGGAATTTGTGCAATGTTCGGATTTCAGACCGCCGTGCTTGAAAGTCTGGGATACTCGGTTGACCTTTCGCGTTGCGGAGAGTGCGGAGGGCAAACCTTTGAGAACGGGCATCTGATTTTCCCGTCCGGTGTTTTTCTGTGTGGGTCCTGCGCCCGTAAATCGGAAGGAAAACCCGCGCGGAAGATAAGCCGCACGGTGGAGGCGGGGCGCGGAGCGGCGCTTCGGGACGTTAACTGCCTTAACGCTTTCTTTCAGTATCAAACGGGCGCGGTATTGAAATCCGCTAAAGTTCTGGAGAATATGCTGTCCGGATGA